One region of Oryza sativa Japonica Group chromosome 5, ASM3414082v1 genomic DNA includes:
- the LOC4338116 gene encoding UDP-rhamnose/UDP-galactose transporter 6 yields MAPGSKAERKAALDAGAWMFNIVTSVGIIMVNKALMATHGFSFATTLTGLHFATTTLMTLVMKWLGYIQPSYLPVPELIKFVFFANLSIVGMNVSLMWNSVGFYQIAKLCIIPVLCFLEILFDKVRYSRDTKFSIMVVLVGVAVCTVTDVSVNSQGLIAAIIAVWSTALQQHYVHHLQRKYSLGSFNLLGHTAPAQAASLLVLGPFVDFWLTNKRVDTFNYTAIVTFFIILSCIIAVGTNLSQFICIGRFTAVSFQVLGHMKTVLVLTLGFLFFGKEGLNFHVAIGMILAVIGMIWYGNASSKPGGKERQVYSAPSEKTQKHNILSSQSELDQKV; encoded by the exons ATGGCACCTGGAAGCAAGGCagagagaaaagcagcattAGATGCTGGAGCTTGGATGTTCAACATTGTGACATCTGTTGGTATCATCATGGTCAACAAGGCCTTAATGGCTACACATGGTTTTAGTTTTG CTACAACATTGACTGGACTGCATTTTGCAACCACGACTTTGATGACATTAGTAATGAAATGGCTGGGATATATTCAACCGTCCTACTTACCAGTGCCAGAACTAataaaatttgtcttttttgcaAACCTATCAATTGTTGGGATGAATGTTAGTTTGATGTGGAACTCTGTTGGATTCTACCAG ATTGCCAAGTTATGCATCATTCCAGTTTTGTGCTTTCTGGAAATCCTGTTTGATAAAGTCCGATACTCAAGAGATACAAAGTTCAGTATAATGGTTGTTCTAGTAGGTGTTGCCGTGTGTACTGTGACTGATGTTAGTGTGAATTCACAAGGGCTCATAGCTGCCATAATAGCGGTTTGGAGCACTGCACTACAACAGCAT TATGTTCATCACCTTCAAAGGAAGTACTCGCTTGGCTCATTCAACCTCTTGGGTCATACTGCTCCAGCTCAGGCAGCATCTTTACTAGTACTGGGGCCTTTCGTGGACTTCTGGCTGACCAACAAAAGAGTTGATACTTTCAATTACACAGCAATAGTTACG TTCTTCATCATACTGTCGTGCATAATTGCTGTTGGGACCAACCTTAGCCAATTCATATGCATCGGAAGATTTACAGCAGTCTCGTTCCAAGTTCTAGGCCACATGAAGACGGTTCTTGTGTTGACCTTGGGCTTTCTTTTCTTTGGAAAAGAGGGCCTTAACTTCCATGTTGCGATTGGCATGATCCTTGCTGTTATTGGCATGATTTGGTATGGGAATGCTTCATCGAAACCAGGAGGCAAAGAGCGCCAGGTTTACTCAGCACCCAGCGAGAAAACACAGAAACACAATATACTGTCATCACAGTCTGAGCTTGACCAGAAGGTCTGA